CGAGCGGGCGGCGGAGTACAAGGCGGTCTTCGTGTCGCGCGGGCTCGAGGACGACTTCATCGATCGCCTGCGCAAGGCGACGGCAGCGTTCCGCGAGTCGCTCGTGACGCGCGGCGTCGAGCTGGGGCGACGATCCGCGGCGACTACGGGGATGCTGCAGGAGCTGGCGCGTGGCAAGGAGCTGGTGCGGCTGATCGACGACATGGTCGCGCCGCGGCTTGCGACTCAGGGGGACCTGCTGTCGGAGTGGCGGACGCTCATGCGCTTCGTGCGCCGTTCGACGTCGGAGGCCACCGACGGTGGTACGCAGCCGGTGACGCCGACCGCTCCGACGACACCGCCGGCCGTTCCTTCCCTGCCCTCGCAACCGGCGCCGGCCACGGTGGTTACCGAGACGACGCCGCCGGAGGCGAAGGCAGCCTAGCGGCCGGGAGCAGCTGCGGGCTGGCGCTGGTGGTTCAGGACTTCCTCAGGCAACACCCACGCCCATTCAGGGCACGGGCATCGACGCGGCGGCGTGGTACCGGGGGCAGGGACGGTTCGTGGCGCGCGTGGCGGGGAGCGCGCGCCGTTCACGGCACCGACCACGCAGGGACTGGCGATTCGCGCGGCGATCAAGGAGGCGCGGGTGCGCAAGGGGTCGGGCGGGGCGGGGCGCCGCGGCACAGGCGGGGGCGCCGGGGCCCCCCCCTCCCGAAGGTCGGCACGTCGACACCGGCGCTTCGCCGGCCGTCCGGCCGCCACGTTAGCGTCTGGAGCGCAACCACACGTCACTCCTGCGGAGAGATCATCATGACGCGTTTTACAGCGCCGGAATGTGCACGTCGTCCTGCGCGGGGCGGGCGGGGATTCATCGCGCGGGTCGCGAACGGGGCGCCGCTCGATCCCACTCCGTCAACTCAGCGGGTGGCGATCGCGCGGGCGATCGTGGAGGCGAAGTTGCGCGGGGGGGAGGTGGTGATTCATCGGGCGAACGGGCGGATTCGGGACAAGGACAGCTATGGGAAGGACTCGGTGCGGGTGATGGATCGGAAGCACTAGACGGTTGATCGCGGGGATGGAATCGGTCACCGTCGCGTGTGATGCTGGACGGATGTGTTCGGGGATGTGGGGGCGCCGCCTGCCGAAAGGCAGGCGGCGCATTTTGCTTGTGGGGCACTTCGCTGGTGCGGGGGACGATCAACCGTCGGAGGTCCTCGACCGCCAGATCGTTGGGGCTGCTGGTGGTCGTTAGCGTCCTCGGACGCTAGGCGACCTTCGATTTGACCTGTCATCGCTTTCCGGGAGGACGTCCTACCGGTACGACTGTCCCATGGACGCCCGACTTCAGCGTTCACGGGTTGTCATTGTCGGATTAGAGTGTAGCTCCCTGATCCCGCGTAGCTAGTGCTACCCGCGGAACCATCCCAGGACCCGACGATGACGGTATATGTGCCGGTCGCGGTCGCGGTGACGGTGATGTGTGCGGCATTGAGCCCAAAGCCCTGCCCGACCGTCACCCCGCTCGGCGATACCAGTCGGATCCAGGGCCACAGCGTCGCAGTCGGCACCACCTTCCCGATGCTCAACGCGATCGCGTCGCCCTGCGTCGCGGTGAAGGTCCACGGATCGATGTCGCCGACCCCGATGGCCCCGGTGTGGGTCGTTCCATTGCCCATCGGCCCACCTTCATCACCGGCCGAGATCACGATGCTCCCCGGCGCCTTGACGAGGCTGAGCACGTAGGTCCCGGTCCCTGCATAGCTGGTGCTGCTGGCGGACCCGTCCCACGAGCCCACGATCACGGTATAGGTCCCGGTCTCCGGGGCCGTCACCGCGCCGAAGTTGCGATCCACGATCTGCGCCGCCGCAAGCCCAAACCCTGCCCGACCGTCACCCCGCTCGGCGATACCAGCCGGATCCAGGGCCGCAGGCCACCTTCCCGATGCTCAGCGCGATCGCGTCGCCCTGCGACGCGGTGAAGGTCCACGGATCGATGTCGCCGACCGCGATGGCCCGGTGTGGGTCGTTCCATTGCCCATCGGCCCACCCATCACTGGCCGAGATCACGATGCTCCCGGCGCCTTGACGAGGCTGAGCACGTAGGTCCCGGTCCCTGCATAGCTGGTGCTGCTGGCGGACCCGTCCCACGAGCCCACGATCACGGTATAGGTCCCCGTCTCCGGGGCCGTCACCGCGCCGAAGTTCCGATCCACGATCTGCGCCGCCGCAAGCCCGTAGCCCTGCCCGACCGTCACCCCGCTCGGCGATACCAGTCGGATCCAGGGCCACAGCGTCGCAGTCGGCACCACCTTCCCGATGCTCAACGCGATCGCGTCGCCCTGCGTCGCGGTGAAGGTCCACGGATCGATGTCGCCGACCCCGATGGCCCCGGGGTGGGTCGTTCCATTGCCCATCGGCCCACCTTCATCACCGGCCGAGATCACGATGCTCCCCGGCGCCTTGACGAGGCTGAGCACGTAGGTCCCGGTCCCTGCATAGCTGGTGCTGCTGGCGGACCCGTCCCACGAGCCCACGATCACGGTATAGGTCCCGGTCTCCGGGGCCGTCACCGCGCCGAAGTTGCGATCCACGATCTGCGCCGCCGCAAGCCCAAACCCCTGCCCGACCGTCACCCCGCTCGGCGATACCAGCCGGATCCAGGGCCACAGCGTCGCACTCGGTACCACCTTCCCGATGCTCAGCGCGATCGCGTCGCCCTGCGTCGCGGTGAAGGTCCACGGATCGATGTCGCCGACCCCGATGGCCCCGGTGTGGGTCGTTCCATTGCCCATCGGCCCACCTTCATCACTGGCCGAGATCACGATGCTCCCCGGCGCCTTGACGAGGCTGAGCACGTAGGTCCCGGTCCCTGCATAGCTGGTGCTGCTGGCGGACCCGTCCCACGAGCCCACGATCACGGTATAGGTCCCGGTCTCCGGGGCCGTCACCGCGCCGAAGTTGCGATCCACGATCTGCGCCGCCGCAAGCCCAAACCCCTGCCCGACCGTCACCCCGCTCGGCGATACCAGTCGGATCCAGGGCCACAGCGTCGCAGTCGGCACCACCTTCCCGATGCTCAACGCGATCGCGTCGCCCTGCGTCGCGGTGAAGGTCCACGGATCGATGTCGCCGACCCCGATGGCCCCGGTGTGGGTCGTTCCATTGCCCATCGGCCCACCTTCATCACCGGCCGAGATCACGATGCTCCCCGGCGCCTTGACGAGGCTGAGCACGTAGGTCCCGGTCCCTGCATAGCTGGTGCTGCTGGCGGACCCGTCCCACGAGCCCACGATCACGGTATAGGTCCCGGTCTCCGGGGCCGTCACCGCGCCGAAGTTGCGATCCACGATCTGCGCCGCCGCAAGCCCAAACCCCTGCCCGACCGTCACCCCGCTCGGCGATACCAGCCGGATCCAGGGCCACAGCGTCGCACTCGGTACCACCTTCCCGATGCTCAGCGCGATTGCGTCGCCCTGCGTTGCACTGAATCTCAGGTTGTCGAGTTCACCGGGAATCGAAATCGCACCGCTGAGACCTACCGTTGACAAGGGTTCCTGCGGCGCTGCTACCATCCGCAATCGTCACCGTCGCCGCGCTCGGTGTACCAACCGAATAGCTACCTGCGCCTATCGTTAGGATCACCGTCTCGTTGCCCTCGACCAGAGGGTCTGCGAGCGGGTTGATCTGGATGGCGGTCGAGGACTGGCCCGCGGCTATCGTGACGGAGGAGTTGAGGGCGGCGTAGTCCACACCGACCGTAGCGGTACCCGTCAACGTGAAGCCCACGGGCAACGCCGCGGCCGTCGATCCCGTCCTGCTCACCGTGAAGGTCCCACCGTCCGGTCCGGTCTCCGACGCCGCTGCATCGGTCGCGACGACGGTCACGACCGACGCTTGAGGCGCGGCGGTGACCTGAACGGCAACGCTCGCCGTCGCCTCGCCGGACATGGCGTCAATGCGCGCGGCTCCCGGCGACACCCCGATGACCTGAACACTCGGCGACGTCACGACGCGCGCAATGGAGCTGTTGCTGGATATCCAGGTGAACGCCGCCCCGGTGACCGGCTTGCCCGTCGGCGTGAAGTGCGTCGCGCTCAGAGCGGCGCTTCCTCCAACGGAGAGGGAGACGCTGCCTGGGGAGGCTGTCGCGACGTCGGTACACCCCGTCTCGAGCTGTTGTCCGACGTCTTGGATGTGTTGCCCGATCCACGAACGGGTGGCGCTGGCCCCGAGGTAGCTGCCGGCTCCGTGGATCCAGATACCGGTGAAGAAGTTGACGGGGAACGCTGTCGGGAAGAGATCGGCTCTGCGCGTGATGCTGGACGTCAGCGTCGGGAACCGATTCTTGCCTGGGTAGGATAGGAGTACGTCCTGCGAGCGGACGCCGGCCGCGGCCATGCCGTCCACGCGGAATCCCGCCGGGAAGCCCTCGCTCAGCGGCGCCGCGAACGAGACTACGCCGACACACCGAGCCACCGCCGACGCAAACGCCGGTGGCGTGGCGATCAGCAGCTGCGCGAGCGCCTCCTGCGTCATCAAGTTGCCCTGCGAGTGCGCCGCGATGATCACGGACTGCCCGGCATCAACGCGCGTCGCGATCGCCTCTTTGAGCTCCGTTACGAACGGGTGCGTGCCCGACGTCCCGGCCAGAATGAACTCGATTTGCGCCTGCGCCTCGGCCAGGTCTCGGAGGATCGCGCCGCATGGCAGCAGCACTGCGAACGCATTGGTCCAGCTGAAGCCTTGGATCTTCTCCCACATACAGCTCCACCACGTGGTTCCCGTTTCTTGGCGCCAGCTGGGGTTGTAGCGCATGGACGTGGTGTAGCCATACGCAGCCGCGATCGAGCGAATGTGCGCGGTCGTGGCCGCGGCATCGCCCGGATCGTTGAGGATCCCGTTCACGTAGAACACGTGGGGCACGTGGCCCGCAGCGCGCGCGGCATTCGGAGCGGTCGGCCGCACGATGCTCGCGACACCGGCCGGCCGTGCGCCCAGTCGTCGGTAGAACGCGTTCAGCTCTTCCGGAGCCGCATCTCGGAACGCCTCGCGCCGCACAATCTCGAGCTCGAGAACCTTCGCGGTGTCGCCGCCCCCCACGAAGGCGCCGTAGCTGGCCTCCAGCTGGGTGAGGGCCACGACCGGATCCGCGGCCGAGAGCAGGGCGCGTGTTGGCGCGACCAGTGCGCTGGCCGCCGTGGAGAGGTCCGCTACGGGGTCCGCCGATGCCACAAGAAGCGTCGGTCCAGTGATCGTGAACGCGCCACTGGCCGTGAGCCGCGAGGTGTCGCGAAACACGCGCGGGGCCTGATATCCTGGCTTTGCCTGGTAGGCGTACGTGAGAGTTAATCCCGAATCGACGGACTGTGATCCCGGACTCGGGCTTCCCTGCACTCCCGAGTCCGTGGCTACCGTCAA
Above is a window of Gemmatimonadota bacterium DNA encoding:
- a CDS encoding DUF2188 domain-containing protein; its protein translation is MTRFTAPECARRPARGGRGFIARVANGAPLDPTPSTQRVAIARAIVEAKLRGGEVVIHRANGRIRDKDSYGKDSVRVMDRKH
- a CDS encoding Ig-like domain-containing protein; this translates as MLMSAWACSVGSDGSVPTPPPPSNAIASLSVLPSSLSLYRSAKGQLGVEARNASGNVIAAPTVTWSSGDATVAAVSVSGEVTGVSAGLTTVSARAGTLVATAAITVRAPPTYVLTVATDSGVQGSPSPGSQSVDSGLTLTYAYQAKPGYQAPRVFRDTSRLTASGAFTITGPTLLVASADPVADLSTAASALVAPTRALLSAADPVVALTQLEASYGAFVGGGDTAKVLELEIVRREAFRDAAPEELNAFYRRLGARPAGVASIVRPTAPNAARAAGHVPHVFYVNGILNDPGDAAATTAHIRSIAAAYGYTTSMRYNPSWRQETGTTWWSCMWEKIQGFSWTNAFAVLLPCGAILRDLAEAQAQIEFILAGTSGTHPFVTELKEAIATRVDAGQSVIIAAHSQGNLMTQEALAQLLIATPPAFASAVARCVGVVSFAAPLSEGFPAGFRVDGMAAAGVRSQDVLLSYPGKNRFPTLTSSITRRADLFPTAFPVNFFTGIWIHGAGSYLGASATRSWIGQHIQDVGQQLETGCTDVATASPGSVSLSVGGSAALSATHFTPTGKPVTGAAFTWISSNSSIARVVTSPSVQVIGVSPGAARIDAMSGEATASVAVQVTAAPQASVVTVVATDAAASETGPDGGTFTVSRTGSTAAALPVGFTLTGTATVGVDYAALNSSVTIAAGQSSTAIQINPLADPLVEGNETVILTIGAGSYSVGTPSAATVTIADGSSAAGTLVNGRSQRCDFDSR